In one window of Micromonospora cathayae DNA:
- a CDS encoding ABC transporter permease subunit, giving the protein MTTTPTAPETDRAEPASRTTGGRRRPRGWDLSGIPAAVVVAVVFVLPVAILCLRSVTEPTFGLENFTRLLGHAGYRDNIVRTILISAAATFLALLFGYPIAYQMVHGGRWLRTFLTVAIMAPYLTSILLRSFSWLVILGRQGPVNKLLEQVGLEPVGMVFTPIAVVVSLSHYLLPLMILPLAATMRSLGDSRTRAATSLGAGPAQAFVRVYLPLTKPGIQAGAVLCFVYGIGAFVIPALLGGSEGSMLGSLIHSAIKQSGDYGLASAAALVLGALVLAIVVGFQRLTGMSTTELAGRSGTATIRAARTGRGGRRLLKFAGRAAGGLDRLGLTRSRRLPKILAAVLGALVLAPQFIVVPISFAATKALVFPPVGYSTQWYAEFFTASWLDPLTVSVRIAFFVTIVAGVLGTLAAMAVVRGTVHRWGTLTSTLMMLPLLFPTVVAAAGFYVEFERIGLVDTELGIVLAHVTLALPFVFSVVSAGLRSLSPVYERAAASLGASRTVQLRRIVLPLIAPSIATAGLFAFLTSFDESTVAIFLSGVEVKTLPKRIFEALSLETNPTVAVISVFVMGCAAVVWLGYALVRRLTQTPRSHR; this is encoded by the coding sequence GTGACCACCACCCCGACAGCCCCGGAGACCGACCGGGCGGAGCCGGCCTCCCGCACCACGGGGGGCCGGCGTCGCCCACGCGGCTGGGACCTCAGCGGGATTCCGGCGGCCGTGGTCGTGGCGGTGGTCTTCGTCCTGCCGGTGGCGATCCTCTGCCTGCGCAGCGTCACCGAACCGACCTTCGGCCTGGAGAACTTCACCCGACTGCTCGGGCACGCCGGCTACCGCGACAACATCGTCCGGACCATCCTCATCTCCGCCGCCGCGACCTTCCTGGCGCTGCTGTTCGGCTACCCGATCGCCTACCAGATGGTGCACGGCGGCAGGTGGCTGCGCACCTTTCTGACCGTGGCGATCATGGCCCCGTACCTCACCTCGATCCTGCTGCGGTCGTTCTCCTGGCTGGTGATCCTCGGCCGCCAGGGCCCGGTCAACAAACTGCTCGAACAGGTCGGGCTGGAGCCGGTCGGCATGGTCTTCACCCCGATCGCGGTCGTGGTCAGCCTCTCCCACTACCTGCTGCCGCTGATGATCCTGCCGCTGGCCGCCACCATGCGCTCGCTCGGCGACTCGCGGACCCGCGCCGCGACCAGCCTCGGTGCCGGCCCGGCCCAGGCGTTCGTCCGGGTCTACCTGCCGCTGACCAAACCCGGTATCCAGGCCGGCGCGGTCCTCTGCTTCGTCTACGGCATCGGCGCGTTCGTGATCCCCGCGCTGCTCGGCGGCTCCGAGGGCAGCATGCTCGGCTCGCTGATCCACAGCGCGATCAAGCAGAGCGGCGACTACGGCCTCGCCTCGGCCGCCGCGCTCGTGCTCGGCGCCCTGGTCCTGGCCATCGTCGTCGGCTTCCAACGGCTGACCGGCATGTCGACCACCGAACTCGCCGGGCGGTCCGGCACCGCGACCATCCGCGCCGCCCGCACCGGGCGCGGGGGGCGACGCCTGCTCAAGTTCGCCGGACGCGCGGCCGGCGGGCTCGACCGCCTCGGCCTCACCCGAAGCCGTCGCCTGCCGAAGATCCTGGCCGCCGTCCTCGGTGCCCTGGTGCTGGCCCCGCAGTTCATCGTCGTCCCCATCTCGTTCGCCGCCACCAAGGCGCTGGTCTTCCCGCCGGTCGGCTACTCCACCCAGTGGTACGCGGAGTTCTTCACCGCGAGCTGGCTGGACCCCCTCACGGTCAGCGTCCGGATCGCGTTCTTCGTGACCATCGTCGCCGGGGTGCTCGGCACGCTCGCCGCGATGGCCGTCGTCCGGGGCACGGTCCACCGGTGGGGGACCCTGACCTCGACGCTGATGATGCTGCCGCTGCTCTTCCCGACGGTGGTCGCCGCCGCCGGCTTCTACGTCGAGTTCGAGCGGATCGGACTCGTCGACACCGAACTGGGTATCGTCCTGGCCCACGTGACGCTGGCCCTGCCGTTCGTGTTCAGCGTGGTCAGCGCCGGGCTCCGCTCGCTCAGCCCGGTCTACGAGCGGGCCGCCGCCAGCCTGGGCGCGAGCCGGACCGTCCAGCTGCGCCGGATCGTGCTGCCGCTGATCGCCCCGTCCATCGCGACCGCCGGCCTCTTCGCGTTCCTCACCTCGTTCGACGAGTCGACGGTCGCGATCTTCCTCTCCGGTGTCGAGGTCAAGACCCTCCCCAAGCGGATCTTCGAAGCGCTCTCCCTGGAGACCAACCCGACCGTGGCGGTGATCTCCGTCTTCGTCATGGGCTGCGCCGCCGTCGTCTGGCTCGGCTATGCGCTGGTCCGCCGTCTCACCCAGACCCCGAGGAGCCACCGATGA
- a CDS encoding extracellular solute-binding protein → MRTYPDVTRGRRLVGAALATVVVALGSLTACSEAGSEQASITYAGFGGTYEEAVRAALFDPYSTEADVTVRYDSSGSDVAKLVQMSRSGSMTLDLIDAEDSSLAQFMAADILQPIDTKSLTGFADPSAVTEYSVPWYTFSRNLFWNKDEVPGGLDSWADLFDTQRIPGKRGLVALPWGILEGALIADGVPVDQLYPLDLNRAFAKLETIRKDTVFFPSNGDLQNAISQGEIVLGYGNLARIKSIATSGAVPLEYTWKGAVLSVQQLVVPKGAPDQAHAVEAIRYSMKPEVQKAIMDKLGYTPSQQSVLDGLDAQTRADLPGTAETASAETFRIDVDWWAKNGADVLKRWQDWQNA, encoded by the coding sequence ATGCGAACATATCCCGACGTGACCAGGGGCCGGCGTCTCGTCGGTGCCGCGCTGGCGACGGTCGTCGTGGCCCTGGGCAGCCTCACGGCCTGCTCCGAGGCCGGCAGCGAGCAGGCGTCGATCACCTACGCCGGCTTCGGCGGCACCTACGAGGAGGCCGTCAGGGCGGCCCTCTTCGACCCGTACTCGACCGAAGCCGACGTCACGGTCCGCTACGACAGCAGCGGCTCCGACGTCGCCAAGCTGGTCCAGATGTCCCGGTCCGGCTCGATGACCCTCGACCTGATCGACGCCGAGGACTCCTCGCTCGCCCAGTTCATGGCCGCCGACATCCTCCAGCCGATCGACACCAAGAGCCTGACCGGCTTCGCCGACCCGAGCGCGGTCACCGAGTACTCGGTGCCGTGGTACACGTTCTCGCGGAACCTGTTCTGGAACAAGGACGAGGTGCCCGGCGGCCTCGACTCCTGGGCCGACCTGTTCGACACCCAGCGCATCCCCGGCAAGCGCGGGCTGGTGGCCCTGCCCTGGGGCATCCTCGAGGGCGCCCTGATCGCCGACGGCGTACCGGTCGACCAGCTCTACCCGCTCGACCTGAACCGCGCCTTCGCCAAACTCGAGACCATCCGCAAGGACACCGTCTTCTTCCCGTCCAACGGCGACCTCCAGAACGCCATCTCGCAGGGCGAGATCGTGCTCGGCTACGGCAACCTGGCCCGCATCAAGAGCATCGCCACCAGCGGCGCGGTGCCCCTGGAGTACACCTGGAAGGGCGCCGTCCTCTCCGTCCAGCAGCTCGTCGTCCCCAAGGGCGCACCGGACCAGGCGCACGCCGTCGAGGCGATCAGGTACTCGATGAAGCCCGAGGTCCAGAAGGCGATCATGGACAAGCTCGGCTACACCCCGTCGCAGCAGTCGGTGCTCGACGGCCTCGACGCCCAGACCCGCGCCGACCTGCCCGGCACCGCCGAGACCGCCAGCGCCGAGACCTTCCGGATCGACGTCGACTGGTGGGCCAAGAACGGGGCCGACGTGCTCAAGCGCTGGCAGGACTGGCAGAACGCGTGA
- a CDS encoding aldehyde dehydrogenase family protein, with amino-acid sequence MSSRPADLVARLVGDRPGSWIDGSWVGSPDTFDVHDPATGATICAVADADAAVATTAVAAAAAALDGWASATGWQRFEILRRATDLLAERVEAIGELISAETGKPLAEAVGEARNTVRFFEWFSHETLRLPGEAWTDVAPGRDALVLHEPVGVVLAITPWNFPAFMVACKVGAALAAGCPVVLKPAPQTPLTALAIARCFAEAGLPPGVLNVVVAGDPQRVSDALLDAPEVACVSLTESRRVGELVMRKAASSIKRVLLELGGNAAAVVLPDADVTETARDLVRARFLNAGQACVAVNRVYVVESHAGDLVAELTAAVERIVPGDPRDPATTMGPLIDHAAVGRIEAQLAEAVADGATVVTGGTRTAGNAASAFLAPTLLTVDGRTQPAVLGEEFFGPVLSVVRCADVDEAVRLANATEYGLAAYVFGGDVRAATAVARRLRAGSVGVNTALVSEPALPFGGMRSSGLGRERGRLGVEEYLETKTVQLPAAR; translated from the coding sequence GTGAGCAGCCGGCCGGCAGACCTGGTCGCCCGGCTCGTCGGGGACCGTCCGGGCTCGTGGATCGACGGCTCGTGGGTAGGCTCCCCGGACACCTTCGACGTCCACGACCCGGCCACCGGTGCCACCATCTGCGCGGTCGCCGACGCCGACGCCGCAGTTGCCACCACGGCGGTCGCCGCCGCCGCGGCGGCCCTCGACGGCTGGGCGTCGGCGACCGGCTGGCAGCGATTCGAGATCCTGCGCCGCGCCACCGACCTGCTCGCCGAGCGGGTCGAGGCGATCGGTGAACTGATCAGCGCGGAGACCGGCAAGCCGCTGGCCGAGGCGGTCGGCGAAGCCCGCAACACGGTCCGCTTCTTCGAGTGGTTCAGCCACGAGACGCTACGGCTACCCGGCGAGGCCTGGACCGACGTCGCCCCCGGACGGGACGCCCTCGTGCTGCACGAACCGGTCGGGGTGGTCCTGGCGATCACCCCGTGGAACTTCCCGGCGTTCATGGTGGCCTGCAAGGTCGGCGCGGCGCTCGCCGCCGGCTGCCCGGTCGTCCTGAAACCCGCCCCGCAGACGCCACTGACCGCGCTGGCCATCGCCCGCTGTTTCGCCGAGGCGGGTCTGCCCCCGGGGGTGCTGAACGTCGTCGTGGCCGGCGACCCGCAACGGGTCAGCGACGCCCTGCTGGACGCCCCCGAGGTCGCCTGCGTCAGCCTCACCGAGTCCCGCCGGGTCGGCGAACTCGTCATGCGCAAGGCCGCCTCGTCGATCAAACGGGTACTGCTCGAACTCGGCGGCAACGCCGCCGCCGTGGTGCTGCCCGACGCGGACGTCACTGAGACCGCCCGGGACCTGGTCCGGGCCCGGTTCCTCAACGCCGGGCAGGCCTGCGTGGCCGTCAACCGGGTGTACGTCGTCGAGTCGCACGCCGGTGACCTCGTCGCCGAACTCACCGCGGCCGTCGAACGGATCGTCCCCGGCGACCCGCGCGACCCGGCGACCACCATGGGTCCACTCATCGACCACGCCGCCGTGGGCCGGATCGAGGCACAGCTCGCCGAGGCGGTCGCCGACGGCGCGACCGTCGTCACCGGCGGCACCCGGACGGCCGGGAACGCCGCGAGCGCGTTCCTCGCGCCGACGCTGCTGACCGTCGACGGCAGGACCCAACCCGCCGTGCTCGGCGAGGAGTTCTTCGGCCCGGTGCTCAGCGTGGTCCGCTGCGCCGACGTCGACGAGGCCGTCCGGTTGGCGAACGCCACCGAGTACGGCCTGGCGGCGTACGTGTTCGGCGGCGACGTACGGGCCGCGACCGCGGTCGCCCGCCGGCTCCGGGCCGGCTCGGTCGGCGTCAACACCGCGCTGGTCAGCGAGCCGGCCCTGCCGTTCGGCGGGATGCGCAGCAGCGGCCTCGGACGGGAACGCGGCCGGCTCGGCGTCGAGGAGTACCTGGAGACCAAGACCGTGCAGTTGCCCGCCGCCCGCTGA
- a CDS encoding IclR family transcriptional regulator, with protein sequence MTELENETTEQRGVRSVIRALNLLSATARGSRTLTELAGAAGVSLSTASRLLATLRMADFLDQDEDGQFVPGPELTALLYASDQWSGVRKLAREAATGLRDELDETVAFFVRAGNDRVCIESAESARLVRRVCHPGERGPVYLGAAGKALIAFNDAEHGYLGLPPGTEQFTTESGAVRTLADLRAECARIREEGMGYSGRESTEESWAVAAPVFRGDLLLGVLAVVVPMTRSDEQYVAKVQAALRRAAAAASR encoded by the coding sequence GTGACCGAGCTGGAAAACGAGACCACGGAGCAGCGTGGCGTCAGGTCGGTGATCCGCGCCCTGAACCTGCTCTCCGCGACCGCGCGCGGCAGCCGGACCCTCACCGAACTCGCCGGCGCGGCCGGAGTCAGCCTGAGCACCGCCTCCCGGCTGCTGGCCACCCTGAGAATGGCGGACTTCCTGGACCAGGACGAGGACGGCCAGTTCGTCCCCGGACCCGAACTGACCGCCCTGCTGTACGCCAGCGACCAGTGGTCGGGTGTCCGCAAGCTCGCCCGGGAGGCCGCCACCGGCCTCCGCGACGAACTCGACGAGACGGTGGCGTTCTTCGTCCGTGCCGGCAACGACCGGGTCTGCATCGAGTCGGCGGAGTCCGCCCGGCTCGTCCGGCGGGTCTGCCACCCCGGCGAACGTGGCCCGGTGTACCTGGGCGCCGCCGGCAAGGCCCTGATCGCCTTCAACGACGCCGAGCACGGCTACCTCGGTTTGCCGCCTGGCACCGAACAGTTCACCACCGAGTCCGGGGCCGTGCGCACCCTGGCCGACCTGCGGGCCGAGTGCGCCCGCATCCGCGAGGAGGGCATGGGCTACAGCGGCCGCGAGTCGACCGAGGAGTCGTGGGCGGTGGCCGCCCCCGTCTTCCGGGGCGACCTCCTGCTCGGCGTCCTCGCCGTGGTCGTCCCGATGACCCGGTCCGACGAGCAGTACGTGGCGAAGGTGCAGGCGGCGCTGCGACGCGCGGCGGCCGCCGCCAGCCGCTGA
- a CDS encoding cupin domain-containing protein has product MIIGRGIPADRVSAMRPATTTGQVWSDIVLADGGTRALNMFFAPGSRTHWHRHPGGQMLYTVSGEGWIQERGGEVVVMRPGDVVWTEPGVEHWHGATASAQLVQLVLHFGDVEWTGAVDEAAYAACAGDTA; this is encoded by the coding sequence ATGATCATCGGACGAGGCATTCCCGCCGACCGGGTGTCGGCCATGCGGCCGGCGACCACGACCGGACAGGTCTGGTCGGACATCGTCCTGGCCGACGGCGGCACCCGTGCCCTCAACATGTTCTTCGCGCCCGGCTCCCGCACCCACTGGCACCGGCACCCGGGCGGCCAGATGCTCTACACCGTCTCCGGTGAGGGCTGGATCCAGGAACGCGGCGGCGAGGTGGTGGTGATGCGCCCCGGCGACGTGGTCTGGACCGAACCCGGGGTCGAACACTGGCACGGTGCCACCGCCTCCGCCCAACTGGTCCAGTTGGTGCTGCACTTCGGTGACGTCGAGTGGACCGGGGCGGTCGACGAGGCCGCGTACGCCGCCTGCGCCGGGGACACCGCGTGA
- a CDS encoding phytoene desaturase family protein gives MEQAYDVIVVGTGHSGLVATGYLARAGLRVLAVERRDIVGGTCVTEEIFPGYRGSSVANASHSLDPRIVRELELERYGLRFAHPPLGSLTLFEDGRALPAWPDRAQRRATMAQFAHGEADLDGYASVIALYASVARQMRVSFYDPPPSFAEVAARFTTPRQRRDFESIMFGPVADILEERLSSPQLQAFFAGTAVATNFVGPRTPGSGYLLLQRPLWEESLRGVGSHDDNELMMRNAAPLGGIGAVTAAMAASARAHGATILTGAPVDRIICANQRVVGVALRDGREFRAPRVVSNANPKLTLTELVGPEDIGADLYDMARSVSMKGTSAKVHLALDGTPRFAAARDEAENRLFLGTNFRIAASIDVLQNAYNEAVLGRWSRRPTITAMIDSAHDPSLTPPGCHFVSISVRGVPYHLAEGTWDEQRDDLGKAVVDTLAQHIPNLSGILAGVHVYSPLDLEREFALVEGNGAHGDIVPGHIFDSRPIPGCADYRTPVEGLYLTGVGNWPGNFMSGVTGYNASNRVLADLRHGTERPHPRTGGAR, from the coding sequence ATGGAGCAGGCGTACGACGTCATCGTCGTCGGGACCGGACACAGCGGCCTGGTCGCCACCGGCTACCTGGCCCGGGCGGGTCTGCGGGTACTCGCCGTGGAACGCCGCGACATCGTGGGCGGCACCTGCGTCACCGAGGAGATCTTCCCGGGCTACCGGGGCAGCAGCGTGGCCAACGCCAGCCACAGTCTCGATCCCCGCATCGTCCGGGAACTCGAACTGGAGCGGTACGGCCTGCGCTTCGCCCACCCGCCGCTGGGCTCGCTGACCCTCTTCGAGGACGGCCGGGCCCTGCCGGCCTGGCCCGACCGGGCCCAGCGCCGGGCGACCATGGCGCAGTTCGCGCACGGGGAGGCCGACCTCGACGGCTACGCCTCGGTCATCGCCCTGTACGCCTCGGTAGCCCGGCAGATGAGGGTCTCCTTCTACGACCCGCCGCCGTCGTTCGCCGAGGTGGCCGCCCGGTTCACCACCCCGCGCCAGCGCCGCGACTTCGAGTCGATCATGTTCGGTCCGGTCGCCGACATCCTCGAGGAGCGGCTGTCGTCGCCCCAGCTCCAGGCGTTCTTCGCCGGCACCGCGGTCGCCACCAACTTCGTCGGCCCGCGCACCCCGGGCAGCGGCTACCTGCTGCTCCAGCGACCGCTGTGGGAGGAGTCGCTGCGCGGCGTCGGCAGCCACGACGACAACGAGCTGATGATGCGCAACGCCGCGCCGCTGGGCGGCATCGGCGCGGTGACCGCCGCGATGGCCGCCTCCGCCCGCGCCCACGGCGCCACCATCCTCACCGGCGCGCCGGTCGACCGGATCATCTGCGCGAACCAGCGGGTCGTCGGGGTCGCGCTGCGCGACGGCCGCGAGTTCCGCGCCCCCCGGGTCGTCTCCAACGCCAACCCGAAACTGACCCTGACCGAACTGGTCGGGCCCGAGGACATCGGGGCGGACCTGTACGACATGGCCAGGTCGGTCAGCATGAAGGGCACCTCCGCCAAGGTCCACCTCGCGCTGGACGGCACCCCCCGGTTCGCCGCCGCCCGGGACGAGGCAGAGAACCGCCTCTTCCTCGGCACCAACTTCCGGATCGCGGCCAGCATCGACGTGCTCCAGAACGCCTACAACGAGGCGGTGCTCGGCCGCTGGAGCCGGCGGCCCACGATCACCGCGATGATCGACTCGGCGCACGACCCCTCGCTGACCCCACCCGGCTGCCACTTCGTGAGCATCAGCGTCCGGGGCGTCCCCTACCACCTCGCCGAGGGCACCTGGGACGAGCAGCGCGACGACCTGGGCAAGGCCGTGGTCGACACGTTGGCACAGCACATCCCCAACCTGTCCGGGATCCTGGCCGGCGTGCACGTCTACTCGCCGCTGGACCTCGAACGCGAGTTCGCCCTCGTCGAGGGCAACGGCGCGCACGGCGACATCGTGCCCGGACACATCTTCGACTCCCGCCCGATCCCGGGCTGCGCCGACTACCGGACCCCGGTCGAGGGGCTCTACCTGACCGGCGTCGGCAACTGGCCGGGCAACTTCATGAGCGGCGTCACCGGCTACAACGCCAGCAACCGCGTCCTGGCCGACCTGCGCCACGGCACCGAGCGACCGCACCCACGCACCGGAGGAGCACGATGA
- a CDS encoding ABC transporter ATP-binding protein: MTLRQGRIEFDTVRKEYGDHVAVDDLTLTIEPGEFFTVLGPSGSGKTTTLMMLAGFTDPTSGTIRVDGTDIAHVPSDKRNIGVVFQDYALFPHMSVRDNLAFPLEMRREPKDVIAERVQRALDLVDLAAAADRLPDQLSGGQKQRIAVARAVVFDPAFLLMDEPLGALDRKLRQRLQVELRQLQQALKVTMVYVTHDQEEAMSMSDRVALMNHGRIEQMGTPRELYEHPRSAFVADFLGTNNMLTVRPEAPGRLSVTMGGLLSLDDRPVPADASVAAVRPERIALTDVAAAPPAGFSHCTGKVTHRLYLGSHTMYTVHSETLGPVRVQMQHDDGEHPYRTGETVGMIWRTRDVNVFGPPAER, translated from the coding sequence ATGACCCTCCGCCAGGGCCGGATCGAGTTCGACACCGTCCGCAAGGAGTACGGTGACCACGTCGCCGTCGACGATCTCACCCTCACCATCGAGCCCGGTGAGTTCTTCACCGTGCTCGGACCGTCCGGGTCGGGGAAGACCACCACCCTGATGATGCTGGCCGGGTTCACCGACCCGACCTCGGGAACCATCCGCGTCGACGGCACCGACATCGCGCACGTACCGAGCGACAAGCGCAACATCGGCGTCGTCTTCCAGGACTACGCGCTCTTCCCGCACATGTCGGTCCGCGACAACCTCGCGTTCCCACTGGAGATGCGGCGGGAACCGAAGGACGTCATCGCCGAACGGGTGCAGCGGGCGCTCGACCTCGTCGACCTGGCCGCCGCCGCCGACCGGCTGCCCGACCAGCTCTCCGGAGGGCAGAAGCAGCGCATCGCGGTGGCCCGCGCCGTCGTCTTCGACCCGGCGTTCCTGCTCATGGACGAGCCGCTCGGCGCTCTCGACCGCAAGCTGCGGCAACGCCTCCAGGTCGAACTCCGCCAACTCCAGCAGGCGCTGAAGGTGACCATGGTCTACGTCACCCACGACCAGGAGGAGGCGATGTCGATGTCCGACCGGGTCGCCCTGATGAACCATGGCCGGATCGAGCAGATGGGCACGCCCCGGGAACTCTACGAGCACCCCCGGTCCGCGTTCGTCGCGGACTTCCTCGGCACCAACAACATGCTCACCGTCCGTCCCGAGGCGCCGGGACGGCTCAGCGTCACCATGGGCGGACTGCTCTCCCTCGACGACCGGCCGGTGCCCGCCGACGCGTCCGTGGCCGCCGTACGTCCGGAGCGGATCGCGTTGACCGACGTCGCCGCCGCCCCACCCGCCGGGTTCAGCCACTGCACCGGAAAGGTCACCCACCGGCTGTACCTCGGCTCGCACACGATGTACACCGTCCACTCTGAGACACTCGGCCCGGTGCGGGTGCAGATGCAGCACGATGACGGCGAGCATCCCTACCGCACCGGCGAGACGGTCGGCATGATCTGGCGGACACGCGACGTGAACGTCTTCGGCCCTCCGGCCGAACGATGA
- a CDS encoding PLP-dependent cysteine synthase family protein, whose protein sequence is MTMRVPARADRTWVDEAIRRVEADANRSSDTHLLPFELPGRHGVDLYLKDESSHPTGSLKHRLARSLFLYALCNGWIGPTTTVVEASSGSTAVSEAYFARLLGLPFVAVVPAGTSPAKVALIEWHGGRCQVVDHAGQVYDEARRLAAELGGHYLDQFTYAERATDWRGNNNIAESIFEQMSGEAHPVPAWIVASAGTGGTAATIGRYLRYRRHPTRLLVSDPEHSVFLDAWRLGDRGLRSPRGSRIEGIGRPRVEPSFVPEVIDEMVRVPDAASVAAMLWTSRRLGRRVGPSTGTSMWATLRLVAGLECEGRRGSVVSLICDGGERYATTYYDAGWRADQGIDVTPYLAVLDGYERSGSLAGFAEKPAQGS, encoded by the coding sequence ATGACCATGCGCGTACCGGCCCGGGCGGACCGGACCTGGGTCGACGAGGCGATCCGCCGCGTCGAGGCCGACGCCAACCGCAGTTCCGACACCCACCTCCTGCCGTTCGAGCTGCCCGGCCGGCACGGTGTCGACCTGTACCTCAAGGACGAGTCCTCGCACCCGACCGGCAGCCTGAAGCACCGGCTTGCCCGCTCGCTCTTCCTGTACGCGCTCTGCAACGGCTGGATCGGCCCGACCACGACCGTGGTGGAGGCGTCCAGCGGCTCCACCGCGGTCTCCGAGGCGTACTTCGCCCGGCTGCTGGGCCTGCCGTTCGTCGCCGTGGTCCCGGCCGGGACCAGCCCGGCCAAGGTCGCGCTGATCGAGTGGCACGGCGGGCGCTGCCAGGTGGTGGACCACGCGGGGCAGGTGTACGACGAGGCGCGGCGGCTCGCCGCCGAACTGGGCGGCCACTACCTCGACCAGTTCACCTACGCCGAGCGGGCCACCGACTGGCGCGGCAACAACAACATCGCCGAGTCGATCTTCGAGCAGATGTCCGGCGAGGCGCATCCGGTGCCGGCCTGGATCGTCGCCAGCGCCGGGACCGGCGGTACCGCGGCCACCATCGGGCGCTACCTGCGCTACCGGCGGCACCCCACCCGGCTGCTGGTGTCGGATCCGGAGCACTCGGTCTTCCTGGACGCCTGGCGGCTCGGTGACCGTGGGCTGCGGTCGCCGAGGGGTTCCCGGATCGAGGGGATCGGTCGGCCCCGGGTGGAGCCGTCCTTCGTGCCCGAGGTGATCGACGAGATGGTCCGGGTGCCGGACGCGGCGTCGGTCGCGGCGATGCTGTGGACCTCGCGCCGGCTGGGCCGCCGGGTCGGACCGTCGACCGGCACCAGCATGTGGGCGACCCTCCGGCTGGTCGCCGGCCTGGAGTGCGAGGGGCGGCGGGGGAGCGTGGTCAGCCTGATCTGCGACGGCGGCGAGCGGTACGCCACCACGTACTACGACGCCGGCTGGCGGGCCGACCAGGGCATCGACGTGACGCCGTACCTGGCGGTGCTCGACGGCTACGAGCGCTCGGGCTCGCTCGCCGGGTTCGCCGAAAAGCCGGCTCAGGGCTCTTGA
- a CDS encoding nuclear transport factor 2 family protein — protein sequence MTDQPVTPADTRAIEDLLNRVAYLLDSHEYDRLGEVFAPGITFDNPGRLTANGLDEVIAAFTAITTPAISHHITNVVVDPVDGDTAECVSKALALRAGGVVTAAVYRDTVTRTDTGWRIAARRITALG from the coding sequence GTGACCGATCAGCCCGTCACCCCCGCCGACACCCGAGCGATCGAGGACCTCCTCAACCGGGTCGCCTACCTCCTCGACAGCCACGAGTACGACCGGCTCGGCGAGGTCTTCGCGCCCGGGATCACCTTCGACAATCCGGGTCGGCTCACCGCCAACGGGCTCGACGAGGTGATCGCCGCGTTCACCGCGATCACCACGCCCGCGATCAGCCACCACATCACCAACGTGGTGGTGGACCCCGTCGACGGCGACACCGCCGAGTGCGTCAGCAAGGCGCTCGCCCTGCGGGCCGGCGGCGTCGTCACCGCCGCGGTCTACCGCGACACCGTCACCCGCACCGACACCGGCTGGCGCATCGCGGCCCGGCGTATCACCGCGCTGGGCTGA